The Meiothermus ruber DSM 1279 genome includes the window AGATGGGAATGGGGTTTTCCAACTTTGTATCGCTGGGGGCCAAAGTGGACATCTCCTCCAACGACCTGATTCAGTACTGGGAGGAAGACCCCGAGACCGGACTGATCCTGCTGTACGTAGAGTCGTTCGGCAATCCCCGGCGCTTTGCCCGGCTGGCCCGGCGGGTGGGTCGTAAAAAACCCATCCTGGCCGTCCGACCCGGGCGCGATCCGGTGGTGGAGGCGCTCTTCAAACAAACCGGGGTGGTGCGGGCCGAAAACCTGGAGGAAATGTTCGATATCGCAGCCATTCTGGCCCACCAGCCCCTACCCGAAGGCCCCAATGTAGCCCTGCTGACCAATGCTTCGGGGCCCGCATACCTGGCCAAGGACGCCCTCGAGGCCGAGGGGTTACAGGCCGAGGTTCGCGACCTGGGCTCGAGGGCCTCCGCTGAAGAGTACCTGGCGGCCGCGCAAGCGCTCCTCTCAGGCGGCTACCATGCCTTTATCGCGCTCTTCGTACCGCTGGGCTATGCCACCCTGGAGGAGGTCGCCGAAGCCTTGCAAACCGCTTTTAATGAAGCTCGAGCCCAGGGCATCCAGATTCCGCTGCTCACCTGCTTTATGGCCGCAGGGCGGCCACGCGTGCGGCTGGGGGCCGAGCTGGTGCCCTCGTACCGCTTCCCCGAATCGGCCGGACGCGCCCTGGCCGCAGCCTACGCATACGCCCAGTGGCGCACCACCCCACCCGGGGAGATCCCCGACCATGGGGTACAGGAAGACGCCGCCCGGGCCCTGGTCGGGAAAGCCCGGGGCCAGCTTAGCCCGAAACAAACCCAGGAACTGCTGGGGTACTTCGGCATCGCGCTCAGGCCTTCTTCCCAGCCAGGCATCGCCCTGGTGCTGCGAATCCGGCACGATGCCCTGTTTGGGCCGGTGCTGAGCCTGTCCCTTACCGGGCTGCCCCTTGGAGAGCAACTACTGGGTCTGCGCATCACCCCTCTCACCGACCGGGAAGCCCTCGAGATGCTACAGCCGCTGGCCGGCAAAGCCCACCTCGAGAGCCTCCAAGACCTGCTGCTGCGGGTCTCGCGTATGGTTGAGGAGCTGCCCGAGGTGGAGGGACTCGAGCTTACCTTGCACAGCCAGCCGGAAGCCACTGCGGTGACCCAGGCTCAGGTTCGGCTACGCAACCACCCAGCCAAACGGTAGTTTTTCCAGCCCCCGGCGGCTCAGGGCTTCAGGCCCACAAAAATGCTCCAGTCCTCTTCCCCGTCCTCCGATACAGCCAGGTGATAGTGCAGGGGCTCGAGATCCTGTTCGCTCAGCAAAAGCTCCAGCGGCGCCACAAAAGCCCAGCGCACCAGCCCTTCGTGCCGAATGAACCGCTGGGGCTTATGCTCGGGCCGCACAATCAGCACCAGGCGACCGCGCGGTTTGAGCACCGGTAGGGCGCACTCCAGGTGCCTCGAGAGCCAGTTGGTGTAATCCGTCTCGGGGTGCTCGTGGATGCTGGGGTCGAAGACGTTGCGGGCAAACCAGGAAAAAGTAGGAGGATGCAGCACCAGCAAATCGGCCACCGCCTCCCCCAGCGCATCCACCAGATCGGCGATATCCATCTTGTGCACCAGCCGGCCATCCCCGTTGATGTCGCTACCCCAGGCTTTACGACCCAGTTCCAGGGCCTTCTGCACCACCGTTCCCCTGCCCGCCATAGGATCCACCACCAGGCCCCCTGGCTCGCTGTAGCGCTGGATCAGCACCTCAGCGATCGCTGGATTGAGGCCCTCGAGCCGACGGCTCCGCTTATCGGCAGGAAAGATCCAGACCGGCCGGCTGGCCCAGTCCACCGGGGCCCGGCGCGTTGTCAGTAGCCTGGGCCAAGAGTGCTCCTGGACGGCTTTTTGCAATTGGGCAAGCTCCAACTGCCGCTTTCGATACAGGCTTAGGAGCTTGTGCACCTCAACAAAGCTGGCTCCTTCTACCAGGAGCTCCCGCAAGAGGGGGCCCACCGGTGGCTCCAGGCAGGCCAGGGCCAGCACCGTGTAGCGCAGGTGCTTGGTGCTGGTCATCCCCACCAGATGGGTGAACACCTTGAACCGGGCCTCGTCCAGCTCCAGCAGGCTCGAGGCAATCTGTTGGTCGTTTGCTTCTGGCCGGTTCAGAAAATCCCGACCGGCCTGTATCACCCGCTGATAAACCAGATGCGCGTTCGGCATGGTTTCATTTTGCCGCCAGAAAGATTTCCGCTAAACAGAAAAGTGTTTGCCCTGCCTGCTACTCGATCACAATCTTCTCCGAGGCTGTTTCGGGCTGGGGGTACTGCATCGCCAAGCCCTCCAGGGTTTCTACCAGGATGTGGCTCACCAGCCAGTTGCGGTACCAGTTCTTGTTGGCCGGAATGACATACCAGGGGGCATACTCGGTGCTGGTCTCGCGGATGGCTGCTTCATAGGCCTCTTGATACCTGTCCCAAAGCCGGCGATCCTCGAGGTCGCCCATACGAAATTTCCAGCGCTTCTCGGGGTTATCTAAGCGCTCCTGCAACCGCTGGCGCTGCTCGTCTTTGGAGATATGCAGGAAGAATTTGAGGATGGTGGTTCCCTCATCGGCCAGCATGCGCTCGAACTCGCGGATGTGGCGGTAGCGCTTCTGCCAAACCTGTTGGGGCACCAGGTTTTTAACCCGCACCACCAGCACGTCCTCGTAGTGGGAGCGGTTGAAAATCACCAGCTCACCCTTGCGGGGCACCTGCTGGTGCACCCGCCAGAGGTAGTCGCGGGCCAGCTCCTGCTCGGTGGGCACACCAAAACTGGCCACGCGCACCCCGCTGGGGTTTACCCCGTCGAAAACCACCCGGATGGTGCCATCCTTGCCGCCCGCATCCATGGCCTGCAACACCACCAGTACCTTGTGCTGGCCTTCCGCATACAGCAGCTCTTGCAGCTTCTCCAAACGCCTGTTGAGCACAGCCAGGGCTTCCAGGGCCGCTTGCTTGCCCCCCTCAAAGGCGCTGGTGTCGTCGGGATCGAAGCGCTTTAGTTCAAAGCGACCATCCGGTTGAACGCGGTATTTTTTCATCTGGGCTCCCATCAGGAATTCTATGCTGCAGAACCCCATCCGGCCAGCATCCCAGCCTCATCCTTGCGTCCGGGTGGCTCCGGTAGGCTAATGGGGTGCACCGGTGGATTGGCTGGCTTTTATGTTTGTCGTTGGCGACCGCCCAGCAACCGTCGCAGATACTTGTGGGACACCGGGCCCCGGTGGGGGCTGTGGCTTTTGGCCCTGGGGGAAGGTTGGCCCTGGGAGCGGATACCTACGTTCATCTCCACCAGGCCGATGGGCGTTTTTTGCGCACCCTGAGCGGGCACAGCGATACCGTGCGAGCCCTGGACTTCGCTGCGGATGGCACCTTGCTCAGCGCGTCCTCCGATACCACCCTGCGGCTGTGGAACCCCCAGAGCGGCCTGCTGAAAGGCGTGTTGCAAGGCCACCGCGATCAGGTTTGGTCGGCCCGCATCAGCCCGGATGGGCGTCAGGTGCTCAGTGGTAGCGCCGACGGTGAGTTGCGCCTTTGGAGTGTGCCAGCGCTGGGCTTGTCTCGGTCTATTTATGCAGGGCGCGGCTGGATATACAGCGTTGGGCTTTCCCCGTTAAACCCTGTCTGGGCAGCCGGGGGGCAGGATGGGGTGCTCTTGTGGAATCCCCAGAGCGGCCACCGGCTGCCCCTTCTGGGCTCCCTCTCGGTGCGAGCGCTGGCCTGGGGGCCGGACGGCCAGTTGGCCACTGGCGACCGGGACGGACAGATACAATTGTGGAGTGCCGAGGGGCGCTATGTGCAGCAGTGGAGTGCGCATCGCCTGGCGGTGAGCGCCCTGGTCTGGCGCAAGCGCGCGCAGCTCATCAGCGGGGGGCAGGACGGCCAGATTATCTTCTGGGACACAGGCCGGCCCCAAAAAACCCTCCAGACGGCCTCGGTGCTGGCCCTGGCTGTGGGCGAAAGCCGGCTCCTGAGCGGCCACGACGATGGGCGGGCCCGGTTGTGGAGCCTGGACGGAGGGCTGCTACGAACCCTCGAGCCCCCTGCGGCCTCGGTGAGCGCCCTGGCCTACAGCCCCGACGGGAGGCTGCTGGCCAGCGGGGGCTGGGACGGCGAGGTCTGGCTGTGGAACCGCCAGGGGCAGCCCATCCACAGGCTGAGCGAGGCCGCCCTGGAAATTACCGCCCTGGCCTTCAGCCCGGATGGGCAGTACCTGGCCGCAGGCAGCCGCGACGGCCTGACCCGCCTCTACCAAACAGGTAGCGGGCGGCTGTTGCAGAGCCTCGAGGCCCATGGCAACGGGGTGGGGGCCCTGGCCTTCGCCCCAAACGGACGGGCCCTGGCCACCGGCGGGCGCGACCGGTTAATCCGGCTCTGGGACTGGCGGCAGGGCCGGAAGGTGCTCGAGTTCCGCGCCCACGAGTCCCACGTAACGGGCCTGGCTTTTAGCCCCGACGGGCGCACGCTTTATAGCAGCAGCAGCGATGAAAGCCTGGCCTGGTGGGCCCTGCGCCCCGAGGGGGTGGGGCTCCTGCGCCGGGTCATGGCCCACGCCCGGGGCCTCTACGGCCTGGCCCTGAGCCCCAACGGACGCCTGCTGGCCACCGCCAGCCACGACCAGACCCTCAAGCTCTGGGATGCCCAGTCGGGGAAGCTGCTCCGGGTGCTGGAAGGGCACACCGAGGCCGCCCAGGCCCTGGCCTTCTCGCCCGACGGCCAGCGGCTGGCCAGCGTGGGCTGGGACAAGACCCTGCGCCTGTGGAGCGTGCAGGGGCCGCTTTTACAGACCACCTCAGGGTTTGTGCGGCCCCTCTACGCGGTGGCCTGGGCCCCTGATGGCCGGCTGGCGGTGGGCAGCGGCACCCTGCGGCAGGCCGGCACCGTGGCTTTATTCAGACCGTAGCTCAGGCCAGACCCGCCCATAGGGGCGCACCTCACCCTGGGGGAAGGCCTGCTGCAAGAGTTCCTGCAAGAACCGCCCCGCCATGGGCAGCAGGCCGGTGCAGCCCTGGTTCACATAAACAAACACATAGCCGGGCGGGCGGGGCGACTGGCTGAAGGTGAGCACCCCAGCATATTCCGGAAAAGCCTCGTAAAAAATAGCCAGAAGGCCCTCCAGCAAGGCCCTGGCCTCGGGCAGGGGCTGGCCCTCCAGCGGGCGCACCCAGAAGGTGACCACCTTGAGGGGGGTCATGGCCGGCCTCCGTGCTGCCAGACCGGCACCCCGCGCAACAGTTCGGCCAGTTTTTTCGCCCCCTCGGCCAGGCGCGGCCCCGGACGGCCCAGGTAGGCCTCCTCGAGGGCGAACACCTGCTTATGCTTCAGGGCGGGGATATCCAGCTTGCGGCGCAGAACCACCTCTGGACGCAGTTTTTTCGCCCCGCACCACGAGACCGTAATCAGGTCAGGCTGGGCCTCCTCCACCAGGGCGGGGGTGAGGGGCTGGGAGCGCACCGGCAGGTGGGCAAAGGCGTTTTCCGCCCCCAGCGCCTCCAGCATCTGCGTTACCCAACTGTGTTGCCCGGCGGCAATCATGGGCCGGGGCCACCACTCCACCATCACCCTGGGGGGGCGCACCCAGTTGGGCAGCGAGCCCCGGGCCTGGGCGATCATCCACTGCATGGCCCGCACCACGTGCCGGCCCTGCGAGGCCACCCCCAGAAGATCCGCCACCTGAATAATGTCGTTGTAGACGTCCTGCAGGCTTTGCGGGTCGAGCACCACGTGGGGGATTTGCCGCGCTTGCAAACCCTCCACCACCCGCTCCATGCCCGGCACGCTCAGGCTGGCCAGCACCAGGTCGGGCTTCAGGGCCTCGACCCTGTCCAGGTCAATCTGGAGGTCGGGCCCTACCCGGGGCAGCCGGGCCACCTCGGGAGGAAAGTCGGAGTTGCTGTCCACCCCCACCAGCCTGTCCAGGCAGCCCAGGGCCCAGACGATCTCGGTGTTGGAGCAGGTCAGGCTCACCAGGCGCATACCAGCCCTCCTTTATCGGCGTTTTTTGACCAGCCACTTCTCCTCGGCGAAGCCTTCGCGTTTATTGACCACTCGAGCCAGCGTAAAAAGCAGGTCCGAGAGCCGGTTGAGGTAGCGCAGGGCCTCCGGGTTCACCTCCTCGGTGCGCATCAGCGCCACCACCCGGCGCTCGGCCCGGCGGGCAATGGTACGGGCGAGGTGCAGGGCCGCCGCCGCAGGATGGCCGCCGGGATGGATGAAGCCGGTGAAGCGGGGGGCTTCTTCCTGGTAGCGGTCAATCAGGGCCTCGAGCTTCTCCACGTCTGAGGCGTCCATGCGGGCCAGGTTGCGCTCGTAAGGGCCGCCGGCGCGGGTGGCGAGGTCGGCCCCTAGGTCGAAGAGGGCGTTCTGGAGGTACTCGAGGTCGGCTTCAATGTCGGCGTGGGCCGCCCCCAGGGCCGCGCGAGCCAGCCCGATGGCGCTGTTGGCCTCGTCCACCGTGCCATAGGCCTCCACCCGGGGGTGGTCCTTGCCCACCCGCTCGGCCCCGTACAGGCCGGTCTCCCCCGCGTCACCGGTTTTGGTGTAGATTTTCATGCTTTCATTTAACTCTACCCAAGGCGGCTCGAGTGGGTCACGCCCAACATACCTCACTATGCCTGGCAGTACTATGGTCTCATGCGCAGGGGAAGTGTGCTGGCCATCCTGGAGGAACCGCTGCCTGGCCTAGCCCAACAGTACGGCATCAAAAGCCTGTACCTGTTCGGCTCCACCGCTCGCGACGAGGCCAGTCCCGACAGCGACGTGGACTTTTTGGTGAGATTGGCGCAGCCCACCTTTGAGCGCTACATCGGCCTCAAGCACGCCCTGGAAGACCTGCTGGGCTGCAAGGTGGATCTGGTCAGCGCCAAGAAAGTACCGGCCGAGCTGCGCGCCCACCTCGAGGCCGATGCACTTCGGTTGATTTGAAAAGGGGCCCATGCGCCACCCCACCCCCCCCAACCCCCACCTACAAAAGCGGGTCTACCTCGAGCAGATGCAGGAGGCCGCCCGGCGAGTCCTGCGCTATACCGCTGGGATGAAGTTGGCCGATTTTGCCGCCGATCTGCGCACCCAGGACGCCGTGCGCCACAACCTCCACCGCCTGGGCACGATGGCTGCTGCCATGCACCCCAGCCTGCGCGAGGAACTGCCCGAGCTGGACTGGAGAAGCATCCTGGACTTACCCGACCTGGTCAGCCACCTCCACTTTGGCATTCAGGACGAGATTCTCTGGGATCTAATCCGGCGCACCCTGCCCTACTGGCTGGTGGTGCTGGAGGAGGCCCTGGAGCAGTCGGTGTGACATCTTAGACTGAGACCATGCACATTCGTCTGCTCGTACTCCCAGCCCTGGCCTCTTTTGCCCTGGCCCAGACCACCCACACCGTCCAGCCCGGCGAGACCCTCTACCGCATCGCCCAGCAGTACAACACCAGCGTGGAAGCCCTGCAGGTGCTGAATAACATCGCAGACCCCACCCAGCTTCGGGTGGGGCAGGTGCTGCGGGTGACGGGGCAGCCCAGCCCAGCCCTTCGCCGCCTCACCCAGGCCCCGGCCCCCATCGAGGCCATCGAGTGGCCCGGCGAGACCATCCAGGGCCACCTGGCGGTGATCCGCATCACGGCCCCGGCACCGGTACAGGGCGAGGTGCGCTTCCTGAACAACACCTACCCCATCCAGCAAAACCGCGTGCTGCTGCCCATACCGGCCCTGCAAGCCCCTGGGGTCTACCCCGCCCGGCTGCGGGTGGGGGGGGCGGAGGTGGGGCTCGAGGTGCGGGTGGTGGCCGGAAGCTTTGGGCGCTTTGTGCTGCAACTGCCCCCCGACCGCCAGGCCCTGCTGGTGCCCGAGCGGCTGCGGGCCGAACGGCTCAAGGTGGTGGGCTCCTGCGACTTCGACCGGCCCCAGCAGTGGCGGGGCCCCTTCCAGAAGCCCGTCCAGACCAACCGCATCACCGACCCCTTCGGCACCCGCCGCAGCTACGACGGCGGGCGCAGCTACTCCTACCACGAGGGGCTCGACTACGGCGTGCCCGAAGGCACCCCGGTCTATGCCCCGGCCCCGGGTGTGGTGGGCCTGGCCGAGCGGCTCTTTGTGCGGGGGAACGCCGTCACCCTCAACCACGGGCTGGGGGTGTGCAGCGGCTACTGGCACCTCTCGCGCATTGCTGTAAAACCGGGCCAGACTGTGCAGGCCGGCGACCTGCTCGGCTACTCGGGCAACACCGGCCTGTCCAACGGGCCTCACCTGCACTTCGAGATCCGGGTGCGGGGCATCCCCACCAACCCCGCCCCCTGGTTCCTGAGCGTTCCCTGACCCAGCAGCCTATGGGGCGAAACCGCGCGCGGGGCGAACCCCCTGCTCGGTGGCTAGAAAGCGCACCGGCACGTCCCAGGGGTCGTGCGGCAGCTCGGGCAGCACCAGCGCCTCGGCCACCAGGCCCACCGTGAGGGTGCGTGGGGGTAGCTGGGCCAAAAAGCGGTCGTAGAAGCCCTGCCCATACCCCAGCCGGTGGCCCCAGGGGTCGAAGGCCAGGCCCGGCACCAGCACAGCGTCCAGCACCTCGAGCGCCACCTTGGGGGTCTCGGGGGCCGGCTCCCAGAAACCATACCTGTGCTTGACCAGCCGGCAGGGCAGGGGGTGCACCTCGAGCTGGTGGGTGCGGGCCCTGGGCAGGTAGTAGGCAGCGGGGTACAGGCGCTGCAGTGCGGCGGGATCGAGTTCGGAGCCAAAAGCGCTGTAAAGCAGAATGTGCCGGGCCCGGTGTTCTTGCAAAAAACCGGTCAGGTGTTGGGTCACTTCTTGCGAGAGTGTTCCGGTGGGAAGGTTTTTGCGTACCTCCTTGGCCCAGCGCCGGAGTTCGGCCTTGTCCATACCCGTCAGTATTTCATCCCAAAGCGAGACCGCAAGTTATCAGAGATATAACTGGAAGGCTGGTTGACAGTCTAGGGTGTCGTTTGTCAAAATCCTCTAGGTGAGGGAGGTGACCCCTCGAGACACCTTTGTCCCACAGGAGTCCACTATGCCCAGATACGTTTACCAGAACCTTGAGACCGGCGAACAATATGAGTTCGAGCAGGGTTTTCACGATCCCGCCTACACCCATCACCCCGAGACCGGCGCTCCCATCAAGCGTCTGATTTTTGCTCCGGCGGTGGTGTTCAAGGGCTCGGGCTGGTACATCAAAGACTCCAAGGCCGGCTCCAACGGCAAGTCCGAGTCCGGCAACAAGGAAGCCGGGAGCGCGGCGGCCGATTAAGGGGACAACCTCAAAAATAAACCCATAAAACACGCAGCCTTGGCTTATTAATAGCCGGGCTTCTTTGTTTTTGTCTTACCTCTATCCTAATCTGCTGCCCATCCACCATACTGGGGTCGTATGACCATGGAAACGAGGTGTGTATGTTCCTGCTCTTAGGCATCGTGGTGGCTGTCCTGGGCATCGTCCTGCTGGCACAGCCCGGTGGGCGGCGGGCGCTGGGCGCGCCGCTGCTGCTCGTTGGGTTAGCTATAGCGACCATATCACAAAGCTTTGTGGTGGTTCCGGCAGGCCACGTGGGGGTGGTGTTCAACGTGTTTGGCGGCGTGCAGCCCGCCCCCCTGGGGGAGGGCTTCCGCATCGTGATACCGGGTATTCAAAGCGTTGTTCTTTACGATGCTCGCCTGAAGGAAGTAACCCTGGCCAAGGGGCCGGCCCCCTCGAATACCAGCACCCCCGGCGAGGACGCCATTACCGCCCGCAGCAAGGAGGGGCTGGACATTGGGGTAGACGTCACCGTGCAGTACCGCATCAAGCGCGAGGAGGCCCCCCAGCTTCACCGCAACCTGGGGCCGAACTACCTCGAGACCCTGATCGTGCCCCAGATTCGCAGCAAGGTGCGCGACGCCGTAGGTTTGTTCAACGCCGCCGAGCTCATCAGCACCCAGCGAACCC containing:
- a CDS encoding GNAT family N-acetyltransferase, translated to MPQRYIPPPTPQYALESGPILLKDGRTATLRPAQPEDRALFVEFLQRLSPQARTFRFFSEVDPETAADLLLRKPPDEDKVTLVVLTGDPERIIATGEYVQEGPGSTSAEVAFLVDDWYQGRGLGSLLLERLALIGVQRGIRRFHAFTLAENKQMLDVFKASGFQVESHTESGEVEVSFDIEPNPEMVARFELRERVATVASLLPVLRPKGVAVVGASRDPSSVGYQILEHLVLNRFQGPVYPVNTAATPAAGEVPVVGSMLAYTSVKAVPGPIDLAIITTPRDKVLEAAEACGQRGVRALMVITTDMEERQIKALAQTCRHYGMRLLGPGSLALMSTSSEVQLCAGLAPRLPLQGRIAMSSQSGAVGLAVLEYAREMGMGFSNFVSLGAKVDISSNDLIQYWEEDPETGLILLYVESFGNPRRFARLARRVGRKKPILAVRPGRDPVVEALFKQTGVVRAENLEEMFDIAAILAHQPLPEGPNVALLTNASGPAYLAKDALEAEGLQAEVRDLGSRASAEEYLAAAQALLSGGYHAFIALFVPLGYATLEEVAEALQTAFNEARAQGIQIPLLTCFMAAGRPRVRLGAELVPSYRFPESAGRALAAAYAYAQWRTTPPGEIPDHGVQEDAARALVGKARGQLSPKQTQELLGYFGIALRPSSQPGIALVLRIRHDALFGPVLSLSLTGLPLGEQLLGLRITPLTDREALEMLQPLAGKAHLESLQDLLLRVSRMVEELPEVEGLELTLHSQPEATAVTQAQVRLRNHPAKR
- a CDS encoding DNA methyltransferase yields the protein MPNAHLVYQRVIQAGRDFLNRPEANDQQIASSLLELDEARFKVFTHLVGMTSTKHLRYTVLALACLEPPVGPLLRELLVEGASFVEVHKLLSLYRKRQLELAQLQKAVQEHSWPRLLTTRRAPVDWASRPVWIFPADKRSRRLEGLNPAIAEVLIQRYSEPGGLVVDPMAGRGTVVQKALELGRKAWGSDINGDGRLVHKMDIADLVDALGEAVADLLVLHPPTFSWFARNVFDPSIHEHPETDYTNWLSRHLECALPVLKPRGRLVLIVRPEHKPQRFIRHEGLVRWAFVAPLELLLSEQDLEPLHYHLAVSEDGEEDWSIFVGLKP
- a CDS encoding AMP/ADP-polyphosphate phosphotransferase, which produces MKKYRVQPDGRFELKRFDPDDTSAFEGGKQAALEALAVLNRRLEKLQELLYAEGQHKVLVVLQAMDAGGKDGTIRVVFDGVNPSGVRVASFGVPTEQELARDYLWRVHQQVPRKGELVIFNRSHYEDVLVVRVKNLVPQQVWQKRYRHIREFERMLADEGTTILKFFLHISKDEQRQRLQERLDNPEKRWKFRMGDLEDRRLWDRYQEAYEAAIRETSTEYAPWYVIPANKNWYRNWLVSHILVETLEGLAMQYPQPETASEKIVIE
- a CDS encoding WD40 repeat domain-containing protein → MALGADTYVHLHQADGRFLRTLSGHSDTVRALDFAADGTLLSASSDTTLRLWNPQSGLLKGVLQGHRDQVWSARISPDGRQVLSGSADGELRLWSVPALGLSRSIYAGRGWIYSVGLSPLNPVWAAGGQDGVLLWNPQSGHRLPLLGSLSVRALAWGPDGQLATGDRDGQIQLWSAEGRYVQQWSAHRLAVSALVWRKRAQLISGGQDGQIIFWDTGRPQKTLQTASVLALAVGESRLLSGHDDGRARLWSLDGGLLRTLEPPAASVSALAYSPDGRLLASGGWDGEVWLWNRQGQPIHRLSEAALEITALAFSPDGQYLAAGSRDGLTRLYQTGSGRLLQSLEAHGNGVGALAFAPNGRALATGGRDRLIRLWDWRQGRKVLEFRAHESHVTGLAFSPDGRTLYSSSSDESLAWWALRPEGVGLLRRVMAHARGLYGLALSPNGRLLATASHDQTLKLWDAQSGKLLRVLEGHTEAAQALAFSPDGQRLASVGWDKTLRLWSVQGPLLQTTSGFVRPLYAVAWAPDGRLAVGSGTLRQAGTVALFRP
- a CDS encoding cobalamin-binding protein, with the translated sequence MRLVSLTCSNTEIVWALGCLDRLVGVDSNSDFPPEVARLPRVGPDLQIDLDRVEALKPDLVLASLSVPGMERVVEGLQARQIPHVVLDPQSLQDVYNDIIQVADLLGVASQGRHVVRAMQWMIAQARGSLPNWVRPPRVMVEWWPRPMIAAGQHSWVTQMLEALGAENAFAHLPVRSQPLTPALVEEAQPDLITVSWCGAKKLRPEVVLRRKLDIPALKHKQVFALEEAYLGRPGPRLAEGAKKLAELLRGVPVWQHGGRP
- a CDS encoding cob(I)yrinic acid a,c-diamide adenosyltransferase codes for the protein MKIYTKTGDAGETGLYGAERVGKDHPRVEAYGTVDEANSAIGLARAALGAAHADIEADLEYLQNALFDLGADLATRAGGPYERNLARMDASDVEKLEALIDRYQEEAPRFTGFIHPGGHPAAAALHLARTIARRAERRVVALMRTEEVNPEALRYLNRLSDLLFTLARVVNKREGFAEEKWLVKKRR
- a CDS encoding nucleotidyltransferase family protein produces the protein MRRGSVLAILEEPLPGLAQQYGIKSLYLFGSTARDEASPDSDVDFLVRLAQPTFERYIGLKHALEDLLGCKVDLVSAKKVPAELRAHLEADALRLI
- a CDS encoding HepT-like ribonuclease domain-containing protein, encoding MRHPTPPNPHLQKRVYLEQMQEAARRVLRYTAGMKLADFAADLRTQDAVRHNLHRLGTMAAAMHPSLREELPELDWRSILDLPDLVSHLHFGIQDEILWDLIRRTLPYWLVVLEEALEQSV
- a CDS encoding LysM peptidoglycan-binding domain-containing M23 family metallopeptidase, which codes for MHIRLLVLPALASFALAQTTHTVQPGETLYRIAQQYNTSVEALQVLNNIADPTQLRVGQVLRVTGQPSPALRRLTQAPAPIEAIEWPGETIQGHLAVIRITAPAPVQGEVRFLNNTYPIQQNRVLLPIPALQAPGVYPARLRVGGAEVGLEVRVVAGSFGRFVLQLPPDRQALLVPERLRAERLKVVGSCDFDRPQQWRGPFQKPVQTNRITDPFGTRRSYDGGRSYSYHEGLDYGVPEGTPVYAPAPGVVGLAERLFVRGNAVTLNHGLGVCSGYWHLSRIAVKPGQTVQAGDLLGYSGNTGLSNGPHLHFEIRVRGIPTNPAPWFLSVP
- a CDS encoding 5-formyltetrahydrofolate cyclo-ligase, encoding MDKAELRRWAKEVRKNLPTGTLSQEVTQHLTGFLQEHRARHILLYSAFGSELDPAALQRLYPAAYYLPRARTHQLEVHPLPCRLVKHRYGFWEPAPETPKVALEVLDAVLVPGLAFDPWGHRLGYGQGFYDRFLAQLPPRTLTVGLVAEALVLPELPHDPWDVPVRFLATEQGVRPARGFAP
- a CDS encoding FmdB family zinc ribbon protein, producing MPRYVYQNLETGEQYEFEQGFHDPAYTHHPETGAPIKRLIFAPAVVFKGSGWYIKDSKAGSNGKSESGNKEAGSAAAD
- a CDS encoding prohibitin family protein translates to MFLLLGIVVAVLGIVLLAQPGGRRALGAPLLLVGLAIATISQSFVVVPAGHVGVVFNVFGGVQPAPLGEGFRIVIPGIQSVVLYDARLKEVTLAKGPAPSNTSTPGEDAITARSKEGLDIGVDVTVQYRIKREEAPQLHRNLGPNYLETLIVPQIRSKVRDAVGLFNAAELISTQRTQLEAAVTRELREDLGAQHIELISVLLRRIDIPPSVAKVIEEKQTAEQQVQVEINRRQQAEIAAQRAVVQAKGERDAAILRAEGEAQAIRLRGEALRQSPQVIQLTVAEKLAPNIQTILVPTTGNFLLDLRSLQQAQPAR